The proteins below are encoded in one region of Streptomyces ficellus:
- a CDS encoding non-ribosomal peptide synthetase: protein MTDSSRTDRASGGGDRFDKFPLTEIQYAYWVGRGSNFVLGNVAPHAYFELEGRRLDPDVLSRSWRTLIERHDMLRAIVDEDGRQRVLASVPKFEVRCTDLRSAPPDEAERTLTAIRDEMSHHVYTAADWPLFDIRLSRLPGHDRLHVSVDLLMVDLASLTLLFSEWSALCQDSALELPPVDVTFRDYALALERGSQAPRHRNALDYWTSRATTLAPPPDLPLATSPVSVHKPRFTHREYHLPEEDWKRLQARCEARGLTPTAVLAAVFSEVLAVWSGTRRFTLNLTLFNRLPLLLERNEAGKRIVHPHLRRMVGDFTSICLLEMDASAGRSLTERADATQTQLQRDLRHRQVSALQTLRERRRLGLQSGFETMPVVFTSGLGTAADVSDAMAYFGDISYRVSQTPQVWLDHQVVDFTGSLDLTWDCVEELFPEGLLDDMFATYCATVERLARQDAPWDEELGLTLPGHQLTGRRQANATDGPRPGGLLIDPFLDRAAAHPERPAVLTATREVTYGELAAHADAVRQQVETAAAGRELRDRLVGITLDKGPEQVAAAYGVTMAGAAYLPVGTTLPAQRRARILADGAAAAVVTDSALDAALEWPADVPRLLADRTEHPPAKPGDGRRPSGPARPGDLAYVLYTSGSTGTPKGVMIEHGAVLNTVDDINERFGVGPADRVFGLADLGFDLSVYDLFGTHAAGAALVLPDPDMRSEPAHWAKVMTQHGVTVWNSVPAQMQMLVEHLEAGGEVPERLRLVMLSGDWIPVDLPRRIHDLWPDAEVVSLGGATEASIWSIHHRVDEVPQGAKSVPYGVPLRNQTFHVLDDRMEPCPVWTAGQLYIGGIGLARGYWGDEERTAASFVHHPRTGERLYRTGDFGRYTADGTIEFLGRRDGQVKINGHRVELGEIETTLSQHPGVDASVVVKSADGAGAARLHGYVVPSPRDETLFVTERAEPAASRELWRAVGSAAERPAEGPEPDALRSAWDVLNEVYTSATAAAFRSFGLPHTPGATFDPAALRGAGVAPRYERWLTRAVAGLEATGYLRTTPGGRIVARELPAALPPELNARARRVLGDVLGIEEDVTDWMLTLAGGLADVLTQSVHSAELYASDRTPGVYDRLFGPTYAAAAQAVAALAGQWPQDRPLKAMEVGSGYGSLTRHLLPLLPPERTEYLFTDISRYFTDRARTEFADHPALRYDLFDLDQPPAVQGFGDQSADLLVAASVLHDMRRIRPTLKNLRSMTAPGGILLMVEQTTFHPWFDLVMGLQQGFDNFEDTELRDRHCLLSRDQWRAELAAAGYDRAEILTTRGGPASVGFDVIVAQAPDTRRRFEPEALRAFAAERLPRHMVPAQILALDELPLNTTGKVDRAALAKAGARGASRGRPAKPPRTDRQRKLVEIWREVLGLSQVDLDDDFLDAGGDSLLAARLVAHLQTAFDVSVPVGTVLQYTTVEALDGYLEQLLGPSELMPGEK, encoded by the coding sequence ATGACGGACAGCAGCCGCACGGACCGGGCATCCGGAGGCGGCGACCGGTTCGACAAGTTCCCGCTGACCGAGATCCAGTACGCGTACTGGGTCGGCCGGGGATCCAACTTCGTGCTCGGCAACGTCGCACCGCACGCGTACTTCGAACTCGAGGGACGACGCCTCGACCCCGACGTCCTCTCACGCTCCTGGCGCACCCTGATCGAACGCCACGACATGCTCCGCGCGATCGTCGACGAGGACGGCCGGCAACGCGTCCTCGCCTCCGTACCGAAGTTCGAGGTGCGATGTACCGACCTGCGGTCGGCGCCGCCGGACGAGGCGGAACGGACGCTGACCGCCATACGCGACGAGATGTCCCACCACGTCTACACGGCCGCCGACTGGCCGCTGTTCGACATCCGCCTCTCGCGCCTGCCGGGCCACGACCGGCTGCACGTCAGCGTGGACCTCCTCATGGTCGACCTGGCCAGCCTCACCCTGCTGTTCAGCGAGTGGAGCGCCCTGTGCCAGGACTCCGCCCTCGAACTGCCCCCGGTGGACGTGACGTTCCGCGACTACGCCCTGGCCCTGGAGCGCGGCTCCCAGGCACCCCGGCACCGCAACGCCCTCGACTACTGGACCTCCCGCGCCACGACCCTCGCCCCGCCGCCGGACCTGCCGCTGGCCACCTCACCCGTCAGCGTCCACAAACCGCGCTTCACCCACCGCGAGTACCACCTGCCCGAGGAGGACTGGAAGCGCCTCCAGGCCCGCTGCGAAGCACGCGGCCTCACCCCCACCGCCGTCCTCGCCGCGGTCTTCTCCGAAGTCCTCGCCGTCTGGAGCGGCACCCGGCGCTTCACCCTCAACCTCACCCTCTTCAACCGCCTGCCGCTGCTCCTGGAGCGGAACGAGGCGGGCAAACGGATCGTCCACCCGCACCTGCGCCGCATGGTCGGCGACTTCACCTCCATCTGCCTGCTGGAGATGGACGCCTCGGCGGGACGCTCGCTCACCGAGCGCGCCGACGCCACCCAGACCCAGCTCCAGCGCGACCTGCGCCACCGCCAGGTCAGCGCCCTGCAGACGCTGCGCGAACGCCGCAGGCTCGGCCTCCAGAGCGGCTTCGAGACGATGCCCGTCGTCTTCACCAGCGGCCTCGGCACCGCGGCGGACGTCTCCGACGCCATGGCGTACTTCGGCGACATCTCCTACCGGGTCAGCCAGACCCCGCAGGTGTGGCTCGACCACCAGGTCGTCGACTTCACCGGCTCCCTCGACCTCACCTGGGACTGCGTCGAGGAGCTGTTCCCCGAGGGCCTCCTGGACGACATGTTCGCCACCTACTGCGCGACCGTCGAACGGCTGGCGCGCCAGGACGCGCCGTGGGACGAGGAACTGGGCCTCACCCTCCCCGGCCACCAGCTGACCGGCCGCCGGCAGGCCAACGCGACGGACGGCCCGCGCCCCGGGGGACTGCTGATCGACCCGTTCCTCGACCGCGCCGCCGCCCACCCCGAGCGGCCCGCCGTCCTGACCGCCACCCGCGAGGTCACCTACGGCGAACTCGCCGCCCACGCCGACGCCGTACGGCAGCAGGTCGAGACCGCCGCCGCCGGCCGGGAACTCCGTGACCGCCTCGTGGGCATCACCCTCGACAAGGGGCCGGAGCAGGTCGCCGCCGCCTACGGCGTCACCATGGCGGGCGCCGCGTACCTCCCCGTCGGCACCACCCTCCCGGCGCAGCGCCGGGCCCGGATCCTCGCCGACGGCGCCGCGGCCGCCGTCGTCACCGACAGCGCCCTGGACGCCGCCCTCGAATGGCCCGCCGACGTGCCCCGCCTCCTCGCCGACCGCACCGAGCACCCGCCCGCCAAGCCCGGCGACGGCCGCCGTCCCTCGGGACCCGCCCGGCCCGGCGACCTCGCCTACGTCCTGTACACCTCCGGCTCCACGGGCACCCCCAAGGGCGTCATGATCGAGCACGGCGCCGTGCTGAACACCGTCGACGACATCAACGAGCGGTTCGGCGTCGGGCCCGCGGACCGCGTCTTCGGCCTCGCCGACCTCGGCTTCGACCTGTCCGTGTACGACCTGTTCGGCACCCACGCGGCCGGTGCCGCGCTCGTCCTGCCCGACCCGGACATGCGCTCCGAACCCGCCCACTGGGCGAAGGTCATGACGCAGCACGGCGTCACCGTCTGGAACTCCGTCCCCGCGCAGATGCAGATGCTGGTGGAGCACCTGGAAGCGGGCGGCGAAGTCCCCGAACGCCTCAGGCTCGTGATGCTCAGCGGCGACTGGATCCCCGTCGACCTGCCCCGCCGCATCCACGACCTGTGGCCGGACGCCGAGGTCGTCAGCCTGGGCGGCGCCACCGAGGCGTCCATCTGGTCCATCCACCACCGCGTCGACGAGGTCCCGCAGGGCGCCAAGAGCGTCCCGTACGGCGTCCCGCTGCGCAACCAGACCTTCCACGTGCTGGACGACCGCATGGAACCCTGTCCGGTGTGGACCGCCGGCCAGCTGTACATCGGCGGCATCGGCCTCGCCCGTGGCTACTGGGGCGACGAGGAACGCACCGCTGCCAGTTTCGTCCACCACCCGCGCACCGGCGAACGCCTCTACCGCACCGGCGACTTCGGGCGCTACACCGCCGACGGGACCATCGAGTTCCTCGGCCGCCGCGACGGCCAGGTGAAGATCAACGGCCACCGTGTCGAACTCGGGGAGATCGAGACGACGCTCTCCCAGCACCCGGGAGTGGACGCCTCGGTGGTGGTGAAGTCCGCCGACGGCGCGGGCGCCGCCCGCCTCCACGGATACGTCGTCCCCTCACCGCGCGACGAGACGCTGTTCGTGACCGAGCGCGCGGAGCCCGCGGCGAGCAGGGAGCTGTGGCGGGCCGTCGGCTCGGCCGCCGAACGGCCCGCCGAGGGACCCGAGCCCGACGCGCTGCGCTCCGCCTGGGACGTGCTGAACGAGGTGTACACGAGCGCGACCGCCGCGGCGTTCCGCTCCTTCGGCCTGCCGCACACCCCCGGGGCCACGTTCGACCCCGCGGCCCTGCGCGGCGCGGGCGTCGCACCCCGCTACGAGCGCTGGCTGACGCGCGCCGTCGCCGGCCTCGAAGCCACCGGGTACCTGCGCACCACCCCCGGCGGCCGGATCGTGGCGCGCGAACTGCCCGCCGCCCTGCCCCCCGAGCTCAACGCCCGGGCCCGCCGGGTGCTGGGGGACGTCCTCGGTATCGAGGAGGACGTCACCGACTGGATGCTCACCCTCGCCGGCGGCCTCGCCGACGTCCTCACCCAGAGCGTCCACTCGGCCGAGCTGTACGCCTCGGACCGCACGCCCGGCGTCTACGACCGGCTCTTCGGCCCCACCTACGCGGCCGCGGCCCAGGCCGTGGCGGCGCTCGCCGGACAGTGGCCGCAGGACCGCCCGCTGAAGGCCATGGAAGTCGGCTCAGGATACGGGTCGCTGACCCGCCACCTGCTGCCGCTGCTGCCCCCCGAGCGCACCGAGTACCTCTTCACCGACATCTCGCGCTACTTCACCGACCGGGCCCGCACCGAGTTCGCCGACCACCCGGCCCTGCGCTACGACCTGTTCGACCTGGACCAGCCGCCCGCCGTGCAGGGGTTCGGCGACCAGTCCGCCGACCTCCTCGTCGCCGCGAGCGTGCTGCACGACATGCGGCGCATCCGCCCCACACTGAAGAACCTGCGGTCCATGACCGCCCCCGGCGGCATCCTCCTGATGGTCGAACAGACCACCTTCCACCCGTGGTTCGACCTCGTCATGGGCCTCCAGCAGGGCTTCGACAACTTCGAGGACACCGAACTGCGCGACCGCCACTGCCTGCTCTCCCGCGACCAGTGGCGCGCCGAACTCGCCGCCGCCGGCTACGACCGCGCCGAAATCCTCACCACCCGCGGCGGCCCGGCCTCCGTCGGCTTCGACGTCATCGTCGCCCAGGCACCCGACACCCGCCGCCGCTTCGAACCCGAGGCACTGCGCGCCTTCGCCGCGGAACGCCTGCCCCGCCACATGGTTCCCGCACAGATCCTGGCCCTGGACGAGCTGCCGCTCAACACCACGGGCAAGGTGGACCGCGCCGCCCTCGCCAAGGCGGGCGCGCGCGGCGCCTCACGCGGCCGGCCCGCGAAGCCGCCGCGCACCGACCGGCAGCGCAAGCTGGTCGAGATCTGGCGCGAGGTGCTCGGACTGAGCCAGGTGGACCTGGACGACGACTTCCTCGACGCGGGCGGGGACTCGCTGCTCGCCGCACGGCTCGTCGCCCACCTCCAGACCGCGTTCGACGTCTCCGTGCCGGTCGGCACGGTCCTCCAGTACACGACGGTGGAGGCGCTCGACGGCTACCTCGAGCAGCTCCTCGGACCGTCCGAGCTCATGCCCGGGGAGAAGTGA
- a CDS encoding acyl carrier protein: MNQTQQPSPSRTDGTDGPAGGHPAGGRPTAGAVTGWVLAFLAELLDVSPDEIDPATPLDELGVDSATVLVMCAGLAAEFGIPVRPRDVLDHFTADAVGEHLSAPLPAGV, encoded by the coding sequence ATGAACCAGACGCAGCAACCGAGCCCCAGCCGCACCGACGGGACGGACGGCCCGGCCGGCGGACACCCGGCCGGCGGCCGCCCGACCGCCGGTGCCGTCACCGGATGGGTCCTCGCCTTCCTCGCCGAACTCCTCGACGTCTCACCCGACGAGATCGACCCCGCCACGCCCCTCGACGAACTGGGGGTCGACTCGGCCACCGTGCTCGTCATGTGCGCCGGACTCGCCGCCGAGTTCGGCATACCGGTACGGCCCCGGGACGTCCTGGACCACTTCACGGCGGACGCCGTGGGCGAGCACCTGTCCGCTCCGCTGCCCGCGGGAGTGTGA
- a CDS encoding thioesterase II family protein, translated as MNDAMPPRWTLSGAPRPAAPQLHCFAHGGGSAAEYLRWARDLRNAEVHAVQLPGRGSRTAEPVITSMDTLVESFLAAGPPLREPFVFFGHSFGALLAFEVTRALRTAGQPLPAHLVVSGYPAPHLPRAASRLHLLGDRELMEAVSGLHGGIPEEVMACEELVTLAARALRADYQILETYAHRPQEPLPVPVTVLGGTEDRVTPEQLDAWRELTDAEVTVRQFTGGHFYLRDRPAPVLRTLAGVLGAVTARERDARERDARC; from the coding sequence GTGAACGACGCCATGCCGCCCCGCTGGACCCTCAGCGGGGCACCCCGCCCGGCCGCCCCCCAGCTCCACTGCTTCGCACACGGGGGCGGCTCGGCCGCCGAGTACCTGCGCTGGGCGCGCGACCTGCGGAACGCCGAGGTCCACGCCGTACAACTGCCCGGCCGGGGCTCGCGGACGGCCGAACCGGTGATCACGTCGATGGACACGCTCGTCGAGTCCTTCCTCGCCGCCGGACCGCCGCTGCGGGAACCGTTCGTGTTCTTCGGCCACAGCTTCGGCGCGCTCCTCGCCTTCGAGGTCACCCGCGCCCTGCGGACGGCCGGACAGCCCCTGCCCGCCCACCTCGTCGTCTCGGGCTACCCGGCCCCGCACCTCCCGCGGGCCGCCTCACGCCTGCACCTGCTGGGGGACCGCGAGCTGATGGAGGCCGTCTCCGGGCTGCACGGGGGCATCCCCGAGGAGGTGATGGCCTGCGAGGAACTCGTCACCCTCGCGGCGCGGGCCCTGCGGGCCGACTACCAGATCCTGGAAACCTACGCCCACCGCCCGCAGGAACCCCTCCCCGTCCCGGTCACCGTGCTGGGCGGCACCGAGGACCGGGTCACCCCCGAACAGCTCGACGCCTGGCGGGAACTGACGGACGCCGAGGTGACCGTACGGCAGTTCACCGGCGGCCACTTCTACCTGCGTGACCGGCCCGCCCCCGTCCTGCGGACCCTGGCCGGCGTGCTCGGCGCGGTGACCGCCCGGGAGAGGGACGCCCGGGAGAGGGACGCCCGGTGCTGA
- a CDS encoding LysE family translocator, translated as MLTFAAASLVLIMIPGPDQALITRSALAGGRRAGLLTMVGGALGLVVHVGAAVLGISAVLLASATAFTVLKVVGAVYLVWMGIATLRGARRTLRETEEDGTPPDDPAVGRYVRYGFLSNALNPKVALFFVTFLPQFLPTTGNVLPRAMALSLVFAALYLLWFSLYVVTVDRLGRVLRRPRVRARIEQVTGLLLIGFAVRLALQPS; from the coding sequence GTGCTGACCTTCGCGGCCGCCTCACTCGTACTGATCATGATCCCGGGGCCGGACCAGGCGCTGATCACCCGCAGCGCCCTCGCCGGCGGGCGCAGGGCCGGGCTGCTCACCATGGTGGGCGGCGCCCTCGGGCTGGTCGTCCACGTCGGGGCGGCCGTCCTCGGCATCTCGGCGGTGCTCCTCGCCTCGGCGACCGCCTTCACCGTCCTGAAGGTCGTCGGCGCCGTGTACCTGGTGTGGATGGGCATCGCCACCCTGCGCGGCGCCCGCCGCACCCTGCGGGAGACCGAGGAGGACGGGACCCCGCCGGACGACCCCGCCGTCGGCCGGTACGTCCGGTACGGCTTCCTCTCCAACGCCCTCAACCCGAAGGTCGCGCTGTTCTTCGTGACGTTCCTGCCGCAGTTCCTGCCCACCACGGGCAACGTCCTGCCCCGGGCGATGGCCCTGTCCCTGGTGTTCGCCGCGCTGTACCTGCTGTGGTTCAGCCTGTACGTCGTGACGGTGGACCGGCTCGGCAGGGTGCTGCGCCGCCCGCGCGTGCGGGCCCGCATCGAGCAGGTCACCGGCCTGCTGCTGATCGGCTTCGCGGTACGGCTGGCCCTCCAGCCCTCCTGA
- a CDS encoding glutamate--cysteine ligase 2, which produces MVRSVGVEEELLLVDSRTGEPRALSAAVLAAASRDPQSDDEVFESELQRQQLEFATRPQTGMGELGDEIRRWRKEAARHAEGLNASIAALATSPLPVSPTIGTGERHQWLKEHFGLTAQEQLTCGCHVHVSVESDEEGVAVLDRIRPWLPVLLAMSTNSPFWQGEESGYSSYRNRVWGRWPSAGPVEIFGSADRYHEQVAEMVASGVLRDEGMIYFDARLSHSYPTVEIRVADVCLDPSTTVLLATLARGLVETAARQWRDGEPPARHGVALLRLAAWRAARSGLEDELIHPVTMRPAPAEAVVRALFDHVRDALEESGDVLPAQEALAELLKNGTGSRVQRDLFAQTGNLREVVAECVRRTCA; this is translated from the coding sequence ATGGTGCGCAGTGTGGGCGTCGAAGAGGAGCTCCTCCTGGTGGACAGCCGGACCGGGGAGCCGCGGGCTTTGTCGGCCGCCGTCCTGGCGGCCGCGTCCCGGGATCCGCAGAGCGACGACGAGGTGTTCGAGAGCGAGTTGCAGCGGCAGCAGCTGGAGTTCGCCACCCGGCCGCAGACCGGGATGGGTGAGCTGGGCGACGAGATCCGGCGGTGGCGGAAGGAGGCGGCCCGGCACGCCGAGGGGCTGAACGCGTCGATCGCCGCGCTGGCGACCTCGCCGCTCCCGGTGTCCCCCACCATCGGGACCGGTGAGCGCCACCAGTGGCTGAAGGAGCACTTCGGGCTGACGGCGCAGGAGCAGCTGACGTGCGGCTGCCATGTGCACGTGTCGGTGGAGTCGGACGAGGAGGGTGTGGCGGTCCTCGACCGCATCCGGCCGTGGCTGCCGGTGCTGCTGGCCATGAGTACGAACTCGCCGTTCTGGCAGGGCGAGGAGAGCGGGTACAGCAGCTACCGCAACCGGGTGTGGGGGCGGTGGCCGTCCGCCGGTCCGGTGGAGATCTTCGGTTCCGCGGACCGCTACCACGAGCAGGTCGCGGAGATGGTGGCGAGCGGGGTGCTGCGGGACGAGGGGATGATCTACTTCGACGCCCGTCTCTCCCACTCGTACCCCACGGTGGAGATCCGGGTCGCGGACGTCTGTCTCGACCCGTCCACCACGGTGCTGCTGGCGACGCTGGCGCGCGGGCTGGTGGAGACGGCGGCGCGGCAGTGGCGGGACGGCGAGCCGCCGGCGCGGCACGGGGTGGCGCTGCTGCGGCTGGCCGCCTGGCGGGCCGCGCGTTCGGGCCTGGAGGACGAGCTGATCCACCCGGTGACGATGCGGCCGGCCCCGGCGGAGGCGGTGGTGCGGGCGCTGTTCGATCACGTCCGGGACGCGCTGGAGGAGAGCGGTGACGTGCTGCCCGCACAGGAGGCCCTCGCCGAGCTGCTGAAGAATGGCACGGGTTCCCGGGTCCAGCGGGACCTGTTCGCTCAGACGGGGAACCTGCGCGAGGTGGTCGCCGAGTGCGTGCGCCGCACCTGCGCCTGA
- a CDS encoding restriction endonuclease, whose protein sequence is MAISARRSRTDRPNRRAGFSLRETTFGFGLVAILLCGTGVMARAAVGDSADVPAAVLAVAGTLAVALSLVRAARRRRGTVAALVEPPAPLVEPEPPVYVDYTALDADAFEQAVADLCVRDGCTDVEVVGGAGDLGADVVATAPDGRRVVVQCKAYGPDNKVGSQDVQRFGGTCFAVHDAHVAAVVTTSEFTEPAADYAAQCGILCVDRQALDAWTDGTGPAPWLQVPLQEAGC, encoded by the coding sequence ATGGCGATATCCGCCCGCAGGTCACGCACGGACCGTCCCAACCGCCGCGCGGGCTTCAGCCTGCGCGAGACCACGTTCGGCTTCGGCCTGGTCGCCATCCTCCTGTGCGGTACGGGGGTGATGGCGCGGGCGGCCGTCGGGGACTCCGCCGACGTACCGGCCGCGGTCCTGGCCGTGGCAGGCACCCTGGCGGTGGCCCTCTCGCTGGTACGCGCCGCCCGCCGACGCCGCGGCACGGTCGCCGCGCTCGTGGAGCCCCCCGCCCCGCTGGTGGAGCCGGAGCCGCCCGTGTACGTGGACTACACGGCCCTGGACGCGGACGCCTTCGAACAGGCCGTCGCCGACCTCTGCGTACGCGACGGCTGCACCGACGTCGAGGTCGTCGGCGGCGCGGGCGACCTGGGCGCCGACGTGGTCGCCACCGCGCCGGACGGCAGGCGCGTCGTCGTCCAGTGCAAGGCGTACGGACCGGACAACAAGGTCGGCTCCCAGGACGTACAGCGTTTCGGCGGGACGTGCTTCGCCGTGCACGACGCGCACGTCGCCGCCGTGGTGACCACCAGCGAGTTCACCGAACCGGCCGCCGACTACGCCGCCCAGTGCGGCATCCTCTGCGTCGACCGCCAGGCCCTCGACGCCTGGACGGACGGCACCGGCCCGGCGCCCTGGCTCCAGGTCCCCCTCCAGGAAGCCGGCTGCTGA
- the paaK gene encoding phenylacetate--CoA ligase PaaK: MTDWLDAGERMGREELEALQLERLRATLRHAYENVDFYRQAFDKAGLRPEDCRTLADLGRFPFTAKTDLRDHYPFGMFAVDRSRVRRIHASSGTTGRPTVVGYTDRDLETWADVVARSIRAAGGRPGHTVHVAYGYGLFTGGLGAHYGAERLGCTVVPASGGMTARQVQLIQDFRPEIIMVTPSYMLTLLDEFERQGVDPRSTSLEVGIFGAEPWTEEMRREIEERLGIDAVDIYGLSEVMGPGVAQECVESKDGLHIWEDHFYPEVVDPFTGEVLPDGEPGELVFTSLTKEAMPVVRYRTRDLTRLLPGTARPAFRRMEKVTGRSDDMVILRGVNLFPTQVEEIVLRTPGLAPHFQLRLAREGRLDTLTVRAEARADATGEERAEAARAVAAAVKDGIGVSVGVEVVDPETLERSVGKIKRIVDLRTSG; this comes from the coding sequence ATGACGGACTGGCTGGACGCCGGGGAGCGGATGGGCCGCGAGGAGCTGGAGGCGCTCCAGCTGGAGCGGCTGCGGGCCACCCTGCGCCACGCGTACGAGAACGTGGACTTCTACCGGCAGGCGTTCGACAAGGCGGGGCTGCGCCCGGAGGACTGCCGGACGCTCGCCGATCTCGGCCGCTTCCCGTTCACCGCCAAGACCGACCTGCGCGACCACTACCCCTTCGGGATGTTCGCGGTCGACCGGTCCCGGGTACGGCGGATCCACGCCTCCAGCGGCACGACCGGCCGTCCCACCGTCGTCGGGTACACCGACCGCGACCTGGAGACCTGGGCCGACGTGGTGGCGCGGTCGATCCGCGCGGCCGGGGGGCGGCCCGGCCACACGGTCCACGTGGCGTACGGGTACGGGCTGTTCACGGGCGGGCTCGGGGCGCACTACGGTGCCGAGCGGCTCGGCTGCACGGTCGTCCCGGCCTCCGGGGGCATGACGGCGCGTCAGGTCCAGCTGATCCAGGACTTCCGTCCCGAGATCATCATGGTGACGCCGTCGTACATGCTCACCCTGCTCGACGAGTTCGAGCGCCAGGGCGTCGACCCGCGGTCCACCTCCCTCGAGGTGGGGATATTCGGCGCCGAGCCGTGGACGGAGGAGATGCGGCGCGAGATCGAGGAACGGCTGGGGATCGACGCCGTCGACATCTACGGGCTGTCGGAGGTGATGGGCCCGGGTGTGGCGCAGGAGTGCGTGGAGTCCAAGGACGGGCTGCACATCTGGGAGGACCACTTCTATCCGGAGGTCGTGGACCCCTTCACGGGCGAGGTGCTCCCCGACGGGGAACCGGGCGAGCTGGTGTTCACCTCGCTGACGAAGGAGGCCATGCCGGTCGTCCGCTACCGGACCCGCGATCTGACGCGGCTGCTGCCCGGCACGGCCCGTCCGGCGTTCCGGCGGATGGAGAAGGTCACGGGTCGCAGTGACGACATGGTGATCCTGCGGGGCGTGAACCTCTTCCCGACCCAGGTCGAGGAGATCGTGCTGCGTACGCCGGGGCTCGCCCCGCACTTCCAGCTCAGGCTCGCCCGGGAGGGGCGGCTGGACACGCTGACCGTGCGTGCCGAGGCGCGGGCGGACGCGACCGGGGAGGAGCGTGCCGAGGCGGCGCGTGCGGTCGCGGCGGCGGTGAAGGACGGGATCGGGGTGTCCGTCGGGGTCGAGGTGGTCGATCCGGAGACGCTGGAGCGGTCGGTGGGGAAGATCAAGCGGATCGTGGACCTGCGCACCTCGGGCTGA
- a CDS encoding GNAT family N-acetyltransferase — MTSRVTGRGAAGRPDGRPVRIRRATARDAKRLTALVRRSGAYEGPYAPMVAGYRVGPDYIEAHEVHVAVGEDEEVERVLGFYALVLAPPELDLMFVADAAQGLGVGRALVAHMTGRARAAGVSDVRVVSHPPAEGFYRSVGARRVGTVYANPPAVMWDRPELVIAVTP; from the coding sequence ATGACTTCGCGGGTGACAGGGCGCGGCGCCGCCGGCCGGCCGGACGGGCGGCCGGTGCGGATCAGGCGGGCGACGGCCCGGGACGCGAAGCGGCTGACCGCGCTGGTGCGGAGGTCCGGCGCCTACGAGGGCCCCTACGCGCCCATGGTGGCCGGGTACCGGGTGGGGCCGGACTACATCGAGGCCCATGAGGTCCATGTCGCGGTCGGCGAGGACGAGGAGGTCGAGCGGGTACTGGGGTTCTACGCGCTCGTCCTGGCCCCGCCCGAGCTGGACCTGATGTTCGTCGCCGATGCCGCGCAGGGGCTCGGCGTCGGTCGCGCCCTCGTCGCGCACATGACGGGGCGGGCGCGGGCGGCCGGGGTGAGCGACGTACGCGTCGTGTCCCATCCGCCCGCCGAGGGTTTCTACCGCAGTGTGGGCGCGCGACGCGTCGGGACGGTGTACGCGAACCCGCCCGCGGTGATGTGGGACCGCCCCGAGCTGGTCATCGCCGTCACGCCGTAG